One Microcoleus sp. AS-A8 DNA window includes the following coding sequences:
- the rseP gene encoding RIP metalloprotease RseP, whose protein sequence is MSILAAIAVLAVLILVHELGHFMAARLQGIYANRFSLGFGPVLWKYQGSQTEYAIRAFPLGGFVGFPDDDPDSEIPPNDPNLLRNRPILDRAIVISAGVIANLVFAYFLLVGQVATVGTPDFTNFNYQPGVLVPQVVAESSVVAKEAGIQPGDVVLSVNGQELGANQEAISYLMKQIQQSPNKPLRLTIQRNQQTLPIALRPELGQDGKGKIGVQLAPNGDVVRKRAKNIGEAFSSAADEYQRVVILTAKGFGQLISNFGETAEQVSGPVKIVEIGADIARSNAANLFQFAALISINLAIINILPLPALDGGQLVFLLIEGIRGKPLPTEIQQNVMQTGLVLLLGLGIFLIIRDTANLGWVQKLLQ, encoded by the coding sequence ATGTCAATTTTGGCGGCGATCGCAGTCCTGGCGGTTCTGATTTTAGTCCATGAGCTGGGTCATTTTATGGCAGCTCGTCTCCAAGGAATCTATGCCAATCGTTTCTCCTTAGGTTTTGGCCCCGTTCTGTGGAAGTATCAGGGTTCACAAACCGAGTATGCCATTCGAGCGTTTCCCTTAGGGGGGTTCGTGGGTTTCCCTGATGATGACCCGGATAGCGAAATTCCTCCGAATGACCCGAATTTACTCCGCAACCGACCGATTTTAGACCGTGCGATCGTAATTAGTGCGGGTGTGATTGCCAATTTGGTGTTTGCTTACTTCCTACTTGTGGGTCAAGTCGCAACCGTTGGCACCCCAGACTTTACTAACTTTAACTACCAACCTGGTGTTCTTGTTCCGCAAGTTGTCGCAGAAAGCAGTGTCGTGGCAAAAGAGGCGGGAATTCAACCGGGGGATGTTGTTTTATCCGTCAATGGGCAAGAGTTGGGAGCGAACCAGGAAGCTATCTCTTACCTGATGAAGCAAATTCAACAATCTCCCAACAAACCTCTGAGACTAACAATTCAGCGAAACCAACAAACGCTTCCCATTGCCTTGAGGCCGGAACTTGGTCAAGATGGCAAAGGTAAAATCGGTGTACAGCTAGCCCCGAATGGTGACGTGGTGCGTAAGCGTGCCAAAAATATTGGGGAGGCTTTCAGTAGCGCTGCCGACGAATATCAGCGCGTCGTGATTTTGACCGCGAAAGGCTTTGGTCAACTCATCAGTAACTTTGGCGAAACCGCCGAGCAAGTTTCGGGCCCGGTCAAGATTGTTGAGATTGGAGCAGATATTGCGCGTTCAAATGCTGCAAATCTTTTCCAATTTGCCGCTCTCATTAGCATTAACTTGGCAATCATTAATATCTTACCTTTACCCGCATTGGATGGAGGTCAGCTTGTGTTTTTGTTGATTGAGGGAATCAGGGGTAAACCTTTGCCTACTGAAATTCAGCAAAACGTGATGCAAACCGGATTGGTGCTATTACTCGGTTTAGGTATTTTCTTGATTATTCGGGATACGGCTAATCTGGGTTGGGTACAAAAGCTATTGCAGTAA
- the serS gene encoding serine--tRNA ligase, translating to MLDLKQIRENPQTVQELLNRRGAGQHDLQPIIQLNQRQRELETSRTQLQARSNEIGKQMGQKIKAGTPADAPELQALRDEGNQVKASLSELEPQEKDLKSQIESLLLALPNLPSESTPMGKSEEENVEVRRWGDEYIPPQDAKILPHWEIGEKLGILNFERAVKVAQSRFVSLVGAGAALERALISFMLDQQTASGYVEVIPPILINTQSLTATGQLPKFAEESFKCDSDDLWLAPTAEVPLTNLYRDEVLEASQLPIYHCAYTPCFRREAGSYGRDTKGLIRLHQFNKVELVKLVHPSTSYEELEKLVQNAAGILEALKLPYRVVALCSGDMGFSSAKTYDLEVWLPSSGKYREISSCSNCTDFQARRGNIRFKEAGKKGTQFVHTLNGSGLAVGRTMSAVLENYQQPDGTVKIPDVLQPYLGREVL from the coding sequence GTGCTTGACCTAAAGCAAATTCGAGAAAATCCCCAAACAGTCCAAGAGCTACTGAATCGGCGTGGTGCCGGTCAACATGACCTCCAGCCGATTATCCAGTTGAATCAGCGCCAACGGGAACTGGAAACCTCCCGAACTCAGTTGCAAGCCCGTAGCAACGAAATTGGCAAACAGATGGGTCAAAAAATCAAAGCGGGAACCCCTGCGGACGCGCCTGAACTGCAAGCGTTACGGGATGAAGGGAACCAAGTCAAAGCCTCACTGAGTGAACTGGAACCTCAGGAAAAAGACTTGAAATCCCAGATCGAATCCCTCTTACTCGCCCTCCCTAACTTGCCGAGTGAATCGACACCGATGGGCAAGAGTGAAGAGGAAAACGTAGAAGTGCGCCGTTGGGGTGACGAATACATTCCACCCCAAGATGCCAAGATTCTCCCTCATTGGGAAATTGGTGAAAAGCTGGGCATTCTCAATTTTGAGCGGGCGGTGAAAGTAGCTCAGAGCCGCTTTGTGAGCTTAGTGGGTGCGGGTGCTGCCTTGGAAAGAGCGCTGATTAGCTTTATGCTCGACCAGCAGACAGCCAGTGGTTATGTGGAAGTTATACCCCCGATTCTGATCAACACCCAGTCTCTAACCGCGACCGGTCAGTTACCTAAATTTGCCGAAGAAAGCTTCAAGTGCGACAGTGATGATTTATGGCTAGCTCCTACGGCTGAAGTCCCATTAACCAATCTGTACCGAGATGAAGTTTTAGAGGCATCCCAGCTACCCATTTATCACTGTGCCTATACCCCCTGCTTTCGCCGCGAAGCCGGTAGCTACGGGCGAGATACTAAGGGGCTAATTCGATTGCATCAGTTTAATAAAGTCGAGTTGGTGAAGCTGGTTCATCCCAGTACGTCTTACGAGGAACTCGAAAAACTCGTACAGAATGCGGCAGGGATTTTGGAAGCCTTAAAGTTGCCCTATCGGGTTGTGGCACTGTGTAGCGGGGATATGGGCTTCTCTTCTGCTAAAACCTATGATTTGGAAGTTTGGTTGCCCTCTTCTGGCAAGTATCGTGAGATTTCCAGTTGCTCCAATTGCACGGACTTCCAAGCGCGACGAGGTAATATTCGCTTTAAAGAAGCGGGGAAAAAAGGAACTCAGTTTGTCCATACTCTGAATGGCTCAGGCTTAGCTGTAGGACGCACAATGTCAGCGGTACTTGAGAATTATCAGCAACCGGATGGCACGGTCAAAATTCCGGACGTGCTGCAACCTTATCTAGGCAGAGAAGTGTTGTAA
- a CDS encoding DUF3611 family protein: MREKPDTSSIPPSAQRIVFTLRTIGWISFWLQVVLGVISAIILLLSLAFSRNTAAQASTQGTGFGIFFAICGLVALGIGAFFAFRYTLISKQLLETGRPSKADTLQAIRLGLIVNLVGMLLTIFGAQAVVGSVLTKSLSQQGAVLDPSRYVQPLDLFVVQGNVNTITAHFAGIVASLWLFNRVSK; encoded by the coding sequence ATGCGAGAAAAGCCAGACACGTCTTCAATCCCTCCATCTGCTCAGCGAATTGTCTTTACACTCCGCACTATTGGCTGGATTTCTTTCTGGCTCCAGGTCGTTCTAGGCGTCATTTCAGCCATTATTTTGCTGCTTTCTCTAGCCTTCAGCAGAAATACAGCGGCTCAAGCCAGTACCCAGGGAACCGGATTCGGCATCTTTTTTGCAATTTGTGGTCTGGTAGCGCTGGGTATCGGTGCTTTTTTTGCATTCCGTTACACTCTGATTTCTAAACAATTACTAGAGACGGGGCGACCGAGTAAAGCAGATACTCTGCAAGCCATCAGGCTGGGATTGATTGTCAATTTAGTGGGAATGTTGCTGACTATTTTTGGAGCGCAAGCCGTAGTGGGTAGCGTCCTCACCAAGTCATTGTCTCAGCAAGGAGCCGTGCTTGACCCCAGTCGTTATGTGCAACCCTTGGATTTATTTGTTGTACAGGGGAACGTCAACACGATTACAGCCCATTTTGCGGGTATTGTAGCTTCACTGTGGCTGTTTAATCGCGTGAGTAAGTAG
- a CDS encoding PadR family transcriptional regulator yields the protein MKFEDIYQFFRDPPPNYLNKELAVCYVLFILLQGESYGTQLIQQLEQEHPTYRLSDTVLYSALKFLEDSGAISGYWKKVEGRGRPRRMYQIRPEWRDQAHELANFWRSYMTADSQAM from the coding sequence ATGAAATTTGAGGATATCTATCAGTTTTTTCGAGACCCTCCTCCTAACTATCTCAACAAAGAATTAGCTGTATGTTACGTTTTGTTCATTTTGTTGCAAGGGGAATCCTATGGAACACAGTTGATCCAGCAATTAGAACAGGAACACCCAACCTATCGACTCTCTGATACTGTTCTCTACAGTGCACTTAAGTTTCTTGAAGATTCAGGAGCCATTTCAGGGTACTGGAAAAAAGTAGAAGGACGAGGACGCCCCCGCAGGATGTATCAAATCCGCCCGGAATGGCGAGACCAAGCCCATGAACTTGCCAATTTCTGGCGAAGTTACATGACAGCAGACAGCCAAGCCATGTAA
- a CDS encoding cofactor assembly of complex C subunit B, translating to MNTTVLSSTFLLTLLLAVGLFFFIRASVKDRTEQVRLIAQEPEESLLTRLQQYFDQRAYRVAAIDAVTHQVTFQGFVRPSWFLAIFLTLLAACGILCLSLVLSLLYPTLTYPFFALVLLAPVAGVFYWKKAGRSEQVFLTVEAVPTENTGSQSLLTVTAHRDEVHELKQALKLKTLA from the coding sequence GTGAATACCACCGTTCTTTCTTCAACATTCCTGCTGACGCTATTGTTGGCAGTCGGTCTATTTTTCTTTATCCGAGCTTCTGTCAAGGATAGAACCGAACAAGTGCGATTGATTGCCCAAGAACCAGAAGAATCACTGCTGACGCGGTTGCAGCAATATTTTGACCAGAGAGCCTACCGGGTAGCCGCCATTGATGCCGTCACCCATCAAGTCACGTTCCAAGGGTTTGTTCGACCCAGTTGGTTTCTCGCCATCTTTTTAACATTGCTAGCTGCCTGTGGCATTTTGTGTTTATCCCTGGTTCTCTCGTTGTTGTACCCAACACTCACTTATCCTTTTTTTGCGCTGGTTCTTTTAGCCCCAGTTGCTGGAGTTTTTTATTGGAAAAAAGCAGGGCGCAGTGAGCAGGTTTTTTTAACCGTGGAGGCTGTACCCACTGAAAACACGGGTTCGCAAAGTCTCCTGACTGTTACAGCCCATCGTGATGAAGTGCATGAGTTGAAACAGGCTTTAAAACTCAAAACCTTGGCTTAA
- a CDS encoding DUF3155 domain-containing protein produces MARRRKRKSRRRQEGRKILEHVPQYNLESGEDKPVTAARKFIQVKGIVPPALILVKRNEHTTDRYFWAEKGLFGAQYVEENHFLFPSLRILDSPEEKTAVAVSSR; encoded by the coding sequence TTGGCAAGAAGACGCAAGCGCAAAAGTCGCCGCCGCCAGGAAGGGCGTAAGATTCTGGAGCATGTGCCTCAGTATAATCTCGAAAGCGGCGAAGATAAACCGGTCACAGCAGCACGAAAGTTTATTCAAGTTAAAGGGATAGTTCCACCCGCTTTAATACTCGTGAAGCGAAACGAACATACTACAGACCGTTATTTCTGGGCAGAAAAAGGATTATTTGGTGCTCAATACGTCGAAGAAAATCATTTTCTGTTTCCCAGTTTGCGGATACTAGATTCTCCCGAAGAAAAGACTGCTGTCGCGGTCTCTAGTCGCTGA
- a CDS encoding GAF domain-containing sensor histidine kinase produces the protein MFIPASSEFVTLCKSQVAVLTQGLGAALSAVYLTEELIEGNQPKLIPIVIYPETTGVWEENHPELVLPELRGKMTMIPRLSQALPKLLPQVSDYDQTVDSTSPDRAENFLQRQRQVVLPLIHEGVVMGLLVTGREDRPWNDKELATIERIARTLSIAYIMDQRRAWFEQQLTQASRLKAQQRDRLDDLLHQLRNPLTALRTFGKLLFKRLLPGDRNRDLASSILRESDRLQELLKEFDTYLDANEIEQPPLLLPAAAQPEASPRLGTGHWRRVTGEESSPSLIPLSIAAVLEPLIDTAKAIAQERNLFLCSEIPSDLPLVRGNPKGLREVLSNLIDNALKYTPAGGKIDIRVDVLAQTPHRQTWAVGTDEDLPLTGDGVTQSIRTGTAHPEQRLAIMISDTGPGIPPQDLEHLFERHYRGVQAATAIPGSGLGLAIAKELIEQMQGDIEVYSPAQQVWAIQSWESQKNQNQNQPARGTTFVVWLSIANK, from the coding sequence ATGTTCATTCCTGCCAGTTCAGAATTTGTCACGTTATGTAAATCACAAGTGGCAGTGTTAACTCAAGGGCTAGGTGCCGCGTTGAGTGCCGTGTATTTAACAGAAGAACTGATCGAGGGCAACCAGCCTAAGCTGATTCCCATCGTGATTTATCCAGAAACAACGGGGGTTTGGGAAGAAAATCATCCAGAGTTGGTGCTGCCTGAACTGCGGGGTAAGATGACAATGATTCCCCGATTATCTCAAGCCCTGCCAAAGTTGCTCCCTCAAGTCTCTGATTATGACCAGACGGTAGATTCAACCTCACCTGACCGAGCTGAGAATTTTTTACAGCGACAGCGCCAAGTTGTTCTGCCCCTGATCCATGAAGGGGTCGTGATGGGGTTGTTGGTGACAGGTCGTGAAGACCGACCGTGGAATGATAAAGAATTGGCGACGATTGAACGAATTGCTCGAACATTGTCGATCGCCTACATCATGGATCAGCGTCGAGCTTGGTTCGAGCAGCAATTGACTCAAGCCAGTCGCCTAAAAGCCCAACAGCGCGATCGCCTCGATGACCTGCTGCATCAACTTCGCAATCCTCTAACCGCTTTAAGAACATTTGGCAAGCTGCTATTCAAGCGGCTGCTGCCTGGAGATAGAAACCGCGATTTAGCATCCAGTATTTTGCGAGAGAGCGATCGCCTCCAAGAATTACTCAAAGAATTCGATACCTATCTAGACGCCAATGAAATCGAGCAACCGCCCCTGTTGTTGCCAGCCGCAGCACAACCTGAAGCGTCCCCTCGACTAGGGACTGGCCATTGGCGCAGGGTAACTGGAGAAGAATCTTCCCCATCCTTAATCCCCCTTTCCATCGCAGCCGTCTTAGAACCGCTGATCGATACCGCCAAGGCGATCGCCCAAGAGCGCAATCTGTTCCTTTGTTCCGAAATCCCCAGCGACTTACCGTTAGTCCGGGGTAATCCTAAGGGGTTGCGCGAGGTGTTAAGCAATCTCATCGACAATGCCTTGAAATACACCCCAGCAGGGGGAAAAATTGATATCCGAGTTGATGTTTTGGCTCAAACGCCTCACCGCCAAACCTGGGCTGTTGGTACGGACGAGGATTTACCTCTTACAGGGGATGGCGTTACCCAGTCAATACGCACAGGCACCGCGCATCCCGAACAGCGTTTAGCCATTATGATTAGTGACACCGGCCCCGGCATTCCGCCCCAAGACTTAGAACATCTGTTTGAGCGGCATTATCGGGGTGTTCAGGCAGCAACCGCAATTCCTGGTAGTGGTTTGGGCTTAGCGATCGCCAAAGAACTGATCGAACAAATGCAGGGTGACATAGAAGTATATAGCCCAGCACAACAGGTCTGGGCTATACAAAGTTGGGAATCACAAAAGAATCAGAATCAAAATCAGCCAGCACGGGGAACAACCTTTGTCGTCTGGTTGTCTATCGCAAACAAATAG
- a CDS encoding S-layer homology domain-containing protein, which translates to MSNLSRWQSGTAAFLALGIVAGAVAPFMAAAPSFAQTTSFSDVSSSYWARDFISALAQRDIIAGFPDGSFRPDSPVTRAQFAAMMRKANNEFNKGKVRNAINFADVPSRYWAYTAIQDAYTTGFLAGYPGNIFRPEQNIPREQVLTSLANGLNYTPTQAVSTVLGYYNDSSSISNFARSPIAAATERSIVVNYPNLKTLNPVRNATRAEVAAFLYQALVSSGDVQAINSPYIVNAPQVATDVTIPAGTTIPVTYAKADKILVTKDETVPLTVKVAANITTSDGRVLIPAGSDVIGELRPVKDQGGSQFVAQKVVINGQEKTINASSDVITTTETVRKGVNVGNLVKNAALGTAAAAAISAVTGDRAIATEELLIGGGAGVVINLIQTFLGRNSIDLIAIQPNTDMNLKLNAPLTVTAK; encoded by the coding sequence ATGTCTAACTTATCTCGTTGGCAATCAGGAACCGCCGCCTTTTTAGCTCTGGGAATCGTCGCTGGAGCTGTAGCGCCTTTCATGGCAGCGGCCCCTTCTTTTGCCCAAACCACCTCTTTTTCGGATGTTTCATCCAGCTATTGGGCACGGGATTTTATTTCAGCACTAGCGCAGCGGGATATCATCGCTGGATTCCCAGATGGCTCATTCCGACCCGATTCCCCAGTGACTAGAGCTCAATTCGCTGCGATGATGCGGAAAGCGAATAATGAGTTTAATAAGGGTAAAGTTCGCAATGCGATTAACTTCGCTGATGTACCCTCACGCTACTGGGCTTACACTGCAATTCAGGACGCTTACACCACTGGATTTTTAGCCGGTTATCCCGGTAACATCTTCAGACCGGAACAGAATATTCCTCGTGAACAAGTCTTAACGTCGCTAGCGAATGGATTGAATTACACCCCCACTCAGGCCGTATCCACCGTTCTGGGTTACTACAACGACAGCTCAAGCATTTCTAACTTTGCTCGCTCTCCCATCGCCGCCGCGACAGAAAGAAGTATTGTGGTGAACTATCCTAACCTCAAGACGCTTAATCCTGTTCGGAACGCAACCAGAGCTGAGGTAGCCGCTTTCCTCTACCAAGCACTTGTTAGCTCAGGAGACGTGCAAGCTATCAATTCCCCTTACATCGTTAATGCACCGCAAGTAGCAACGGATGTCACAATTCCCGCAGGAACAACTATTCCTGTAACGTATGCTAAAGCAGACAAAATTCTCGTCACCAAAGACGAAACTGTACCCTTGACGGTGAAGGTAGCGGCTAATATCACCACCTCTGACGGTAGAGTCCTGATTCCTGCTGGCAGTGATGTAATTGGTGAATTACGTCCGGTTAAAGACCAAGGGGGTAGCCAGTTCGTGGCACAGAAGGTCGTGATCAACGGTCAAGAAAAAACTATTAACGCTTCTTCTGATGTAATTACCACAACTGAAACCGTGCGTAAGGGTGTTAATGTGGGCAATCTTGTGAAGAATGCTGCTTTGGGTACAGCCGCTGCGGCTGCGATCTCTGCCGTTACTGGTGATCGGGCAATTGCCACGGAAGAACTCTTGATCGGCGGTGGTGCGGGTGTTGTCATCAACCTGATCCAAACCTTCTTAGGCCGTAACAGCATCGATCTGATCGCCATTCAACCCAATACGGACATGAATCTGAAATTAAACGCTCCCTTGACGGTCACCGCCAAATAA
- a CDS encoding TerB family tellurite resistance protein yields the protein MPTNSTVKQLVKILIGAAWIDGKIQQEEREYLQRVAKETGVADDPEIQPLLYELRAVLPDECYAWMKEYLGDRPSSEDYQRLIESLSALIYSDGEVATEEAKLLTRLQLLDPDSGTTPKSRQNNVLKAIQKLYRRWIDQQT from the coding sequence ATGCCCACCAACTCGACGGTCAAACAGCTCGTCAAGATTCTCATCGGTGCAGCTTGGATTGATGGCAAAATTCAGCAAGAGGAGCGGGAGTATCTTCAGCGAGTTGCCAAAGAAACAGGAGTAGCTGATGACCCGGAGATTCAGCCGCTATTGTATGAACTCAGGGCGGTTTTACCGGATGAGTGTTATGCCTGGATGAAAGAATATTTAGGTGATCGCCCAAGTTCAGAAGATTATCAGCGCCTGATTGAATCCCTGAGCGCCTTAATCTATAGCGATGGCGAGGTAGCCACAGAGGAAGCGAAACTTTTAACTCGCTTGCAACTGCTTGACCCCGATAGTGGAACCACACCTAAGTCACGTCAAAACAACGTCCTCAAAGCCATTCAAAAACTTTACCGTCGCTGGATTGACCAACAAACCTAA